DNA sequence from the Oscillospiraceae bacterium genome:
CCGCGGACGGCATGCGTCCCAGCATTGCCGAGACCTCGCTGCCGGCTTGAATGAAACGGAAAATGTTGTCGATAAACAACAGAACGTCGCGGCCCTTACCCTCCTGCCCCGCCTCATCGCGCAGGGATTCGGCGACGGTCAAACCGGTCAGCGCCACGCGCATACGGCATCCGGGCGGTTCGTTCATCTGCCCGAAGACCAGCGCGGTTTTCTCCAGAACGCCGGATTCGGTCATCTCCTGCATCAGTTCCTGCCCCTCACGGGAGCGCTCGCCGACGCCGGTAAAAATCGAATAGCCGCCGTGTTCGGTGGCGATGTTGTGAATCAATTCCATGATCAGAACCGTCTTACCGACGCCCGCGCCTCCGAACAGGCCGATTTTACCGCCTTTGGCATAGGGTGCAAGCAAATCGATGACTTTAAGGCCGGTCTCGAAAATCTCGGTCGTCGGATTCTGTTCCGAAAACTTCGGGGGGATTCGGTGAATCGGCAGCAGGTGATCGGTCGGGATGGGTCCCTTACCGTCGGCCGGGCGTCCTAAAACGTCCATAACTCTTCCGAGGGCCGTCTTTCCGGACGGGACCGAAATCGCCGCTCCGGTGTCGATCACGTCAAGCCCGCGGCGAAGACCTTCGCAGGCCTGCAGCGCAATACAGCGCACAATCCCGCCGCCGAGGTGCTGTTCAACCTCCATCCAGACGACTCTGTCGCCGATCTGTGTATACAGTGCGTTATAAATCTCGGGGACGATTTTCGTCTGCGAAAAATCGACGTCCAAAACGGAACCGATAATCGCGGAGAGTTTTCCGATATTTTTTTGATTGGAATCTGTCATATCAATCACCATTTAATGACCTTTCAGCGCATTGACACCACCGATGATTTCAGTCATCTCGCGAGTGATGGCGGCCTGCCGTGCGCGGTTATAGTCGAGCCGCAGTTTTTTGAGCATATCCTCGGCATTGTGTGTCGCGGAGGTCATAGCGTTCATGCGGGCAATCTGTTCACTGGCATACGACTGTACCAGCGCACCGTAAATGATGCCGATCAGATATTGCGGCACCAGCGTATCCATGACCTGCCGGGGAGATGATTCATACAGAATCTCATTGTATTCTTGCTGTTCTCCCTCATACCAGCTGTCGCATACGTCGTCGAAACTGTTATATAACACCGGCAGCAGACGAATGATCTTCGGCTCCTGCGTGACCGACGAGATCATCTTCG
Encoded proteins:
- the atpD gene encoding F0F1 ATP synthase subunit beta; the protein is MVIDMTDSNQKNIGKLSAIIGSVLDVDFSQTKIVPEIYNALYTQIGDRVVWMEVEQHLGGGIVRCIALQACEGLRRGLDVIDTGAAISVPSGKTALGRVMDVLGRPADGKGPIPTDHLLPIHRIPPKFSEQNPTTEIFETGLKVIDLLAPYAKGGKIGLFGGAGVGKTVLIMELIHNIATEHGGYSIFTGVGERSREGQELMQEMTESGVLEKTALVFGQMNEPPGCRMRVALTGLTVAESLRDEAGQEGKGRDVLLFIDNIFRFIQAGSEVSAMLGRMPSAVGYQPTLANEVGLLQERITSTQNGSITSVQAIYVPADDLTDPAPASIFSHLDATTVLSRAISELGIYPAVDPLASTSRILEPHIVGNEHYEVARRVQENLQRYKELQDIIAILGMEELGEEDRKTIYRARKIQRFLAQPMFVATQYTGQEGRYVPLKDTIAGFKAIVDGEVDDLPEAAFYMVGNLDEVRQTAEKLKKEQ